Proteins from one Rosa chinensis cultivar Old Blush chromosome 7, RchiOBHm-V2, whole genome shotgun sequence genomic window:
- the LOC112177768 gene encoding uncharacterized protein LOC112177768, whose product MDRDRVSSSINSPPYFDGKDYSQWKVMMMAFLQSQEDKLWNIIEKGWIEPTKKETEISNPIPKPRGEWIVAEQFDHKCDTKARYSLFAALSDKERKRITNCPTAKASWELLQTTHEGNKKVKAQKLQSLVLESEEMTMREGESVDDFHSRLINITNQCHGLGDPILEHRIVKKFLQALPPSFEAKQIAIEEAQDLDSYSLDELVGNLKTFESKRRKGQKEKSIALSTLKKEEDPSDFNLEEFALLSKQFKKFLKSGRSFSSKIFSGSTSSKRNQIDDASNDKYSKSSKPFQKKFFSEKPKCFECQGYGHLATDCANKKYKSQSNRAFKTSWSDSESETQSDPEEKNVALVGTTQNESSGESNDDEHSEEVASNKF is encoded by the coding sequence ATGGACCGTGATAGAGTCTCTAGTTCCATTAACTCTCCTCCATATTTTGATGGGAAAGATTATTCTCAATGGAAAGTAATGATGATGGCTTTCCTGCAATCTCAAGAGGATAAGTTGTGGAACATTATAGAGAAGGGTTGGATAGAACCAACTAAAAAGGAAACTGAAATTTCAAATCCTATTCCTAAACCAAGAGGTGAGTGGATTGTTGCTGAGCAATTTGATCACAAATGTGATACTAAAGCTCGCTATAGCCTTTTCGCTGCCTTGTCggataaggaaagaaaaagaattacaaaTTGTCCAACTGCTAAAGCTTCTTGGGAATTACTTCAAACCACTCATGAGGGTAACAAAAAGGTGAAGGCACAAAAACTTCAAAGCCTTGTGCTTGAATCTGAAGAAATGACTATGAGAGAGGGTGAATCTGTTGATGACTTCCATAGTCGCCTCATCAATATTACCAATCAATGTCATGGGTTGGGTGATCCTATTTTAGAGCACAGAATTGTGAAAAAGTTTCTTCAAGCTCTTCCTCCTAGTTTTGAGGCTAAGCAAATTGCCATTGAGGAAGCTCAAGATCTTGATTCATACTCATTAGATGAGCTTGTGGGAAATTTGAAAACCTTTGAGTCAAAAAGGAGAAAGGGTCAGAAAGAAAAATCAATTGCTTTAAGCactttgaaaaaagaagaagatcctTCTGATTTTAATCTAGAAGAATTTGCTCTTCTCTCAAAACAGttcaaaaaatttcttaaatCCGGAAGGTCATTCTCTTCTAAAATTTTTTCTGGTTCCACTTCTTCCAAAAGAAATCAAATCGATGATGCTTCTAATGACAAATACTCAAAGTCTTCCAAGCCTTTTCAAAAGAAGTTTTTCAGTGAAAAACCAAAATGTTTTGAGTGTCAAGGATATGGTCATCTTGCTACTGATTGTGCAAACAAGAAATATAAGTCTCAATCAAATAGAGCTTTTAAAACCTCTTGGAGTGATAGTGAATCTGAAACTCAGTCCGACCCTGAAGAGAAAAATGTTGCTCTTGTTGGTACcacccaaaatgagtcctcaggTGAATCTAATGATGATGAGCACTCCGAGGAGGTAGCCTCTAACAAGTTCTAG